Proteins encoded within one genomic window of Oryza brachyantha chromosome 7, ObraRS2, whole genome shotgun sequence:
- the LOC102711280 gene encoding NAC domain-containing protein 87-like — translation MSEVSEEAQLELPPGFRFHPTDEEVVTHYLTRKAQDRRFSCVVIGDVNLNNCEPWDLPSKAKMGEKEWFFFCHKDRKYPTGMRTNRATASGYWKATGKDKEIFRGRGVLVGMKKTLVFYMGRAPRGEKTPWVMHEYRLEGKLPPNLPRSAKDEWAVCRVFNKDLAAKNAQMAPPLDAPPMPRSDSFDILRDFLDDADLPALMDPFADAPTSTPPSTAYGYHHAAAVKTEPQHPQPTTYFSLPATTGAGFLHQPSSADQAIRRFCKAEAAGTSAAGADMSAVARQQCLDPVDDELLYYTDSAIPDYSHIWKNSDEMINY, via the exons ATGTCGGAGGTGTCGGAGGAGGCGCAGCTGGAGCTGCCGCCGGGGTTCCGGTTCCACCCGACCGACGAGGAGGTGGTGACCCACTACCTGACCCGCAAGGCCCAGGACCGCCGCTTCTCCTGCGTCGTCATCGGCGACGTCAACCTCAACAACTGCGAGCCATGGGACCTTCCAA GCAAGGCGAAGATGGGGGAGAAGGAGTGGTTCTTCTTCTGCCACAAGGACCGCAAGTACCCGACGGGGATGAGGACGAACCGCGCCACGGCGAGCGGCTACTGGAAGGCCACGGGCAAGGACAAGGAGATCttccgcggccgcggcgtccTCGTCGGCATGAAGAAGACGCTCGTCTTCTACATGGGCCGCGCCCCCCGCGGCGAGAAGACGCCCTGGGTCATGCACGAGTACCGCCTCGAGGGCAAGCTGCCCCCCAACCTCCCCCGCTCCGCCAAG GACGAATGGGCGGTTTGCCGGGTGTTCAACAAAGACTTGGCGGCAAAGAATGCCCAAATGGCGCCGCCCCTCGACGCCCCGCCCATGCCCCGCTCCGACTCCTTCGACATCCTCCGCGACTTCCTCGACGACGCCGACCTGCCCGCGCTCATGGACCCCTTCGCCGACGCCCCcacctccacgccgccgtccacgGCCTACGGCtaccaccacgccgccgcagTCAAGACGGAGCCGCAACACCCGCAGCCCACCACCTACTTCTCCCTCCCGGcgaccaccggcgccggcttcTTGCACCAGCCCTCCAGCGCCGACCAGGCCATCCGGAGGTTCTgcaaggcggaggcggcgggcacgtcggccgccggcgcggacatgtcggcggtggcgaggcagCAGTGCCTGGATCCggtcgacgacgagctccTGTACTACACGGACTCGGCCATCCCGGACTACTCCCACATATGGAAGAACTCCGACGAGATGATCAACTATTGA
- the LOC121055014 gene encoding protein FAR1-RELATED SEQUENCE 5-like produces MASFDGYISAPTFEDGPRVPWQLDSTDPYVENLDELLVGCMTPHEIEDSIEIIADEVAHGDKSQPYVGMEFSTPEEAYTFYNDYAYRVGFSVRKSSKTKNRDGVSSVRFVCNKEGFSDSQKKKEKPIGSVNDQRTPEKEKGMTRTGCKASCRIRLYKSGVWRISVFEENHNHVVIKSPSKKRNLRSHKCLSEEDKKIIRNLSAQNMKPSQILEYLAVQYGGKQNIRFKKKDVSNEVSAENRSLLGVDVDTTLCYFQKKKEKDPEFFYAIDLDENGAVKNIFWVDGRGRRSYQEFGDVVTFDTTYQTNIYSMPLAPFLGVSHHRHTISFGWALLRLEDAPNFCWLFKTWLEAMYGKHPSAIITDQDPAMKKAIVLIFPKTKHRCCQWHVMRKARDHLGLLYSQMEGFKEELQAVINRSLTVVAFERDWEAMLVKFKLTDNSHLKLMFSTRTQWVPAYFRDTFFANMSTTQRSESMNAILKLWVDSHKSIYQFVKQIEKLTDGIWQRESDEDLKSMNEQPHLYSPYQMEIEARMIIIDGMAKLMTMEDAKLMSMGQTIVTVDPPEDGTKEVSSKPLYIDPPDAQCKGKRKKLTRFQPPADKKERKMRTCSICNAKKGHNARTCPQRLKGFGQNKEAIDSEYSEDSEDEVEEGDCEIFY; encoded by the exons ATGGCCTCATTTGATGGTTATATTAGTGCACCAACATTTGAAGATGGTCCAAGAGTTCCATGGCAG TTAGATAGCACGGACCCATATGTGGAAAATTTGGACGAGCTATTAGTGGGATGCATGACTCCACATGAAATTGAAGATAGCATTGAAATCATCGCAGACGAGGTTGCTCACGGTGATAAATCTCAACCGTATGTTGGCATGGAGTTTTCAACACCTGAGGAGGCATACACTTTCTACAATGATTATGCATACCGTGTCGGTTTTAGTGTGCGGAAATCCTCTAAGACAAAAAATAGGGACGGTGTGTCGTCAGTTAGATTTGTGTGTAACAAGGAAGGGTTTTCAGATAGtcagaaaaagaaggaaaagccCATTGGAAGTGTGAATGATCAGAGGACGCCTGAGAAGGAGAAAGGGATGACAAGGACAGGCTGCAAGGCCTCCTGCAGAATTAGACTTTATAAAAGTGGTGTTTGGCGCATAAGTGTGTTTGAAGAGAATCACAACCATGTTGTTATCAAGAGCCCATCGAAGAAGCGAAATCTGAGATCCCATAAATGTTTGTCAGAGGAGGATAAGAAGATTATACGTAACTTGAGTGCTCAAAATATGAAGCCTTCACAGATTTTGGAATATTTGGCTGTCCAATATGGGGGTAAGCAAAACATCAGATTCAAAAAGAAGGATGTTAGCAATGAGGTATCAGCTGAAAATCGCAGTctccttggtgttgatgttGATACGACATTGTGTTACtttcagaagaagaaggagaaggatcCAGAGTTCTTTTATGCGATAGACTTAGATGAGAATGGTGctgttaagaatattttttgggTTGATGGCCGAGGTAGAAGGTCGTATCAGGAGTTCGGGGATGTTGTCACTTTTGATACAACATATCAAACCAATATTTACAGCATGCCGTTGGCACCATTCCTCGGTGTAAGCCACCACCGACATACAATTTCCTTTGGTTGGGCTCTTCTTAGGCTAGAGGATGCACCAAATTTCTGTTGGTTGTTTAAGACATGGTTAGAGGCAATGTATGGGAAGCACCCAAGTGCAATAATAACTGACCAAGATCCAGCAATGAAAAAAGCTATTGTGcttatttttccaaaaactaaACATCGATGTTGTCAGTGGCATGTGATGAGGAAGGCAAGAGATCACCTTGGTCTATTGTACAGCCAAATGGAGGGTTTCAAAGAAGAATTACAAGCTGTTATTAACCGAAGCCTCACTGTTGTAGCATTTGAAAGGGATTGGGAAGCCATGCTagtgaaatttaaattaactGACAATAGCCATCTCAAGCTGATGTTTAGCACTCGGACACAATGGGTCCCAGCCTACTTTAGAGACACGTTTTTTGCTAATATGTCAACTACACAACGTAGTGAAAGTATGAATGCTATTCTCAAGTTGTGGGTGGACAGCCATAAATCGATTTACCAGTTTGTGAAGCAAATTGAGAAGTTGACCGATGGCATATGGCAAAGAGAAAGCGACGAGGATCTCAAGTCTATGAATGAGCAACCACACTTGTATTCACCCTACCAAATGGAGATTGAGGCACGCATG ATAATTATTGATGGcatggcgaagttgatgaCCATGGAAGATGCAAAGTTAATGTCTATGGGACAAACCATAGTGACAGTTGATCCGCCAGAAGATGGAACGAAGGAGGTGTCAAGCAAACCTTTGTATATTGATCCACCAGACGCACAATGCAAGGGCAAGAGGAAGAAACTTACCAGATTCCAACCTCCTGCTGacaagaaggaaagaaaaatgagaaCTTGTAGTATCTGCAATGCAAAAAAAGGCCACAATGCTAGGACTTGCCCACAG AGACTAAAAGGATTTGGACAAAATAAGGAAGCAATAGACAGTGAATACAGTGAAGATAGCGAAGACGAAGTTGAGGAAGGGGattgtgaaattttttattag
- the LOC102718193 gene encoding thioredoxin-like 1-1, chloroplastic has product MAEALCSGSVVASPCGGEVGGRVVRGAAALAESVPIGGYSSRSSFPGGRVALTEKKARLLPRNLEAAPGQMNLTIGKAMRWWERGLQPNMREIESAQDLADSLLNARDKLVVVDFFSPGCGGCRALHPKIAQLAEKNPEVLFLQVNYEKLKSMCYSLHVHVLPFFRFYRGAQGRVSSFSCTNATIKKFKDALAKHGPDRCSLGPAKGLEESELMALAANRDLNFTYSQKQDLVPIADAILKEAAAPGGPWLPLPSSTTHLLTHGSENSLLSSGR; this is encoded by the exons ATGGCTGAGGCACTGTGCAGCGGGAGCGTGGTGGCGTCTCCGTGCGGCGGGGAGGTCGGCGGCCGGGTGGtgaggggcgcggcggcgctggcggagTCCGTGCCGATTGGTGGGTACAGCAGCAGGAGCTCGTTCCCCGGTGGGAGGGTGGCGCTGACGGAGAAGAAGGCGAGGCTCCTGCCACGGAATCTCGAAGCGGCGCCTGGGCAG ATGAACCTGACGATTGGGAAGGCCATGAGGTGGTGGGAGAGGGGGCTGCAGCCCAACATGAGGGAGATCGAGTCGGCGCAAGACCTCGCCGACTCCCTCCTCAACGCCCGCGAcaagctcgtcgtcgtcgacttcTTCTCCCCCGGCTGCGGTGGCTGCCGCGCCCTACATCCCAAG ATTGCTCAACTAGCCGAGAAGAACCCGGAGGTGCTGTTCCTGCAAGTGAACTACGAGAAGCTCAAGTCAATGTGCTACAGCCTCCATGTCCATGTCCTCCCATTCTTCAGGTTCTACAGGGGAGCTCAGGGCCGTGTGAGCAGCTTCAGCTGCACCAACGCAACT ATCAAGAAGTTCAAGGATGCGCTCGCGAAGCATGGTCCGGACAGGTGTAGCCTTGGTCCGGCGAAGGGGCTCGAGGAGTCGGAGCTCATGGCGTTGGCTGCAAACAGGGACCTGAACTTCACCTACAGCCAAAAACAAGACCTTGTCCCGATTGCTGATGCCATCTTGAAGGAGGCTGCTGCACCTGGAGGCCCATGGCTGCCATTGCCCTCATCGACGACGCATCTGCTCACTCACGGATCTGAGAATTCGTTGTTGTCCTCTGGAAGATAG